A genomic segment from Necator americanus strain Aroian chromosome III, whole genome shotgun sequence encodes:
- a CDS encoding hypothetical protein (NECATOR_CHRIII.G13228.T3), with protein MALFMPGEGILRTKVSWDDLQHGLFEAFGESARFGPHKNVKDIGFGNGFLSKICLIIPDWQADFKHLPEKFVVKICSQLSFFQSQEKSEEFETEQNQEFLKTLESEMKKIHNNEVYVYRLLKKYSVSNVARPEVYYMREFSEENPLKGFIIMEYITGNLSLRIFDNFAPTDVLQVLRQIASLEAASLKFTDDDKALLLRNRFKGVFAKALTKEIEKESSHLSSLNLPIPAEVFPCSLDRVIWVSLWNILPGLALLKKLGGDRLKKSIERLEATVLDIIDLDFADSLSDTLGMKRVLCHGDLWTTNIIWKKRQESIELAALIDFQISHFGCPAVDVVRVLSACLSAKDRREHWKNLLENFYCFLEEEVGDHEMPYTLEQLKHSYRLFFPLGAYMTLPMVVPVFQLANDSDDLEHKRRELIFEKTEGLLEDIVTFHEANKNKTDV; from the exons ATGGCGCTTTTCATGCCAGGAGAGGGAATTTTAAGAACAAAAGTGTCATGGGATGATCTCCAACACGGGCTGTTCGAGGCGTTTGGAGAAAGTGCGAGGTTCGGGCCACACAAAAACGTTAAGGACATTGGATTTGGTAAT GGATTTCTGTCGAAGATATGCTTGATAATACCTGACTGGCAGGCTGACTTCAAGCATTTGcctgaaaaatttgttgttaaG ATCTGCTCTCAACTCTCGTTTTTTCAATCCCAGGAGAAATCTGAGGAGTTTGAGACGGAGCAGAACCAGGAGTTTCTCAAAACGTTGGAGtccgaaatgaaaaaa ATTCACAATAACGAGGTCTATGTGTACCGTCTGTTGAAAAAGTACAGCGTTTCAAATGTCGCTCGACCTGAG GTATACTACATGCGAGAATTCTCAGAAGAGAACCCACTTAAAGGATTCATTATCATGGAGTACATAACCGGGAACCTTTCGCTTCGTATATTCGATAACTTTGCTCCTACAGATGTTCTCCAG GTGCTACGACAAATTGCGTCACTAGAAGCCGCATCGTTGAAGTTTACTGATGACGACAAGGCACTACTTCTTAGAAACAGGTTCAAAGGTGTATTTGCGAAAGCACTGACAAAAGAG attgaaaaagaaagctcTCACCTATCATCCCTCAACCTGCCGATTCCTGCGGAAGTCTTTCCGTGCTCTCTCGACAGGG TGATATGGGTTTCTTTGTGGAATATACTACCCGGACTTGCGCTCTTGAAAAAATTAGGTGGTGATCGACTCAAAAAAAGCATAGAGCGACTTGAAGCCACTGTGTTGGACATCATAGATCTTGATTTTGCTGATAGTTTGTCAGATACTCTGG GGATGAAACGAGTTCTATGTCATGGGGACTTGTGGACAACTAATataatctggaaaaaaagacaggaaAGTATAGAACTTGCTGCCTTGATTGATTTCCAG ATTTCACACTTTGGTTGTCCTGCAGTGGATGTTGTGAGAGTTTTGAGTGCGTGCTTAAGCGCAAAGGATCGCCGAGAACATTGGAAAAATCTTTTGGAAAACTTCTACTGCTTCCTTGAAGAAGAAGTTGGGGATCATGAGATGCCGTACACTCTAGAACAA ctgaaGCATTCTTATcgccttttctttcctcttggTGCATATATGACGCTTCCTATGGTTGTTCCTGTATTCCAGTTAGCAAATGACAGTGATGATCTTGAGCACAAGAGAAGG